The following proteins are co-located in the Paenibacillus sp. FSL H8-0079 genome:
- a CDS encoding inositol monophosphatase family protein, which translates to MNALNEKEKIPYVVTSKSYTAVAINAASKAGEWIKSRLGTVTEPGTKYSPQDLVTEVDKGAEQMIRRLILTHFPHHAILGEEGVEPGPEASAKALKEAEEEEFLWIVDPVDGTTNFVHGFPFYSVSIALAHHGEVIVGVIYDPSRDELFVAEKGKGAYVHGNRMLVSGEKELAQSLIAVGFPADTTFALPLNMAAVQALAPQVRNLRAGGSAALHLAYVAAGRLSAYTEVGLKPWDIAAGALLVEESGGKVTDTIGTPYQLSVNHVVASNGKIHDALTGVLKEAKATGLE; encoded by the coding sequence GTGAACGCTTTGAATGAGAAGGAAAAGATACCTTATGTCGTGACAAGCAAAAGCTATACTGCCGTTGCCATTAATGCAGCTTCCAAAGCTGGAGAATGGATCAAAAGCCGTCTTGGGACGGTAACTGAACCTGGAACCAAATATTCACCCCAGGATCTGGTGACTGAAGTGGATAAAGGAGCGGAGCAGATGATCCGCCGCCTGATTCTTACGCATTTTCCCCACCATGCCATTCTGGGTGAAGAAGGCGTCGAACCGGGACCGGAAGCTTCGGCAAAAGCACTGAAAGAGGCAGAGGAAGAAGAGTTCCTCTGGATTGTTGATCCGGTGGATGGAACAACGAACTTTGTACACGGATTCCCGTTTTATTCGGTGTCCATCGCATTGGCTCACCATGGTGAAGTCATTGTCGGCGTAATATACGACCCTTCCCGTGATGAACTGTTTGTTGCGGAAAAAGGGAAAGGAGCTTATGTCCACGGAAACCGGATGCTTGTATCTGGTGAAAAGGAACTGGCTCAGAGCCTGATTGCGGTTGGATTTCCGGCAGACACAACCTTTGCATTGCCACTGAATATGGCTGCTGTGCAGGCTCTTGCTCCGCAAGTTCGTAACTTGCGTGCAGGCGGATCTGCCGCCCTTCATCTGGCATATGTGGCCGCAGGACGTCTCAGCGCCTACACTGAAGTCGGATTGAAACCGTGGGATATTGCCGCAGGTGCGCTGCTGGTTGAAGAATCTGGCGGTAAGGTGACCGATACCATCGGAACGCCTTATCAACTGTCTGTGAATCATGTCGTTGCCAGCAATGGTAAAATCCATGATGCACTGACGGGTGTGCTGAAGGAAGCGAAGGCTACGGGTTTGGAGTGA
- the uvsE gene encoding UV DNA damage repair endonuclease UvsE encodes MLVRFGYVAMSVLVENASPSRTMTMSSFNKIDDREAAIRKLERIAAENLHNTLRLLRHNKGSHIHVYRFSSKLIPLATHEDLNDWDPFPALKQDFAAIGDFVKENHMRVSFHPDHFTVLSTPREQVLHNSIRDLRHHVRMLDAMGLNATAKNNIHIGGAYGDKPSAALRFEENFLKLDRDIQERLTLENDDKTFNAAETLAVSQHLGLPMVLDIHHQWVNNEGEQPWDLWPDILKTWESSLAQADSPADQPLPPKIHVSSPKSEKDLRGHADGVEVEPVLDFLRHIAADTPRLDVMIEAKRKDEALVQLMQKLAFYHEEGVEWVDESTVIIHP; translated from the coding sequence ATGCTTGTACGTTTTGGTTATGTGGCGATGTCCGTGCTTGTTGAGAATGCCTCACCTTCCCGGACCATGACCATGTCCAGTTTTAATAAAATCGATGACAGGGAAGCAGCCATCCGCAAGCTCGAACGGATTGCAGCCGAGAACCTGCACAATACACTACGATTGCTCCGGCACAACAAGGGCAGCCATATTCATGTATATCGCTTCTCTTCCAAATTGATTCCACTGGCAACACACGAGGATTTGAATGATTGGGACCCGTTTCCGGCACTGAAGCAGGACTTTGCGGCCATTGGTGATTTTGTGAAGGAGAATCATATGCGTGTGTCCTTTCATCCGGATCATTTTACCGTACTTAGTACACCCCGCGAGCAAGTTCTGCACAACTCGATTCGCGACCTTCGTCATCATGTTCGGATGCTGGATGCCATGGGTCTGAATGCCACTGCCAAGAACAATATACATATTGGTGGTGCATACGGGGACAAGCCTTCGGCGGCGCTTCGTTTTGAAGAAAACTTTTTGAAGCTGGATCGGGACATCCAGGAGCGACTGACACTCGAAAATGATGACAAAACGTTCAATGCGGCCGAGACACTCGCTGTAAGCCAGCATTTGGGATTGCCCATGGTGCTGGATATTCATCACCAGTGGGTCAATAATGAGGGTGAACAGCCATGGGATCTATGGCCTGATATCCTGAAGACTTGGGAGTCATCGCTCGCGCAGGCAGACTCACCAGCTGATCAGCCATTACCACCCAAAATTCATGTGTCCAGTCCGAAGAGCGAGAAGGATCTGCGAGGTCATGCTGATGGTGTAGAGGTAGAGCCTGTGCTCGACTTCTTGCGTCATATCGCAGCAGATACCCCAAGGCTGGACGTGATGATCGAGGCTAAACGCAAAGATGAGGCACTTGTGCAACTGATGCAGAAGCTGGCATTCTATCACGAAGAGGGTGTGGAGTGGGTGGACGAGTCTACCGTCATCATTCATCCGTAG
- a CDS encoding amidase domain-containing protein, with amino-acid sequence MGLEREWKSALYTYVNQYNRCEIDYRPQTSERIVTDPDFVVERGERMARLDEWYRKRRAVPLRSETSAKLVRTLMDGQEEAVVDVQLYSRLFYEKSGITHREDRIERERLTFLRQSGGWIIGRVEREVPERRPAGEGRPFQQADFVQAMNRPLLNREVLGQGRSSRQQAYRRDLAVAYADRWWNAGNPAFEEFDVDCTNYVSQCLFAGGAPIHYTGRREAGWWYKGYVNGSEMWSYSWAVSNSLERYLSGSSWGLTATVVDRPEQLMLGDVILYDWDGDGRFQHSTVVTAFDAGGMPLVNAHTVSSRHRYWDYRDSYAWTERTVYRLFHVADEF; translated from the coding sequence ATAGGCTTGGAACGGGAATGGAAGAGTGCCTTATATACTTACGTGAACCAGTACAATCGCTGTGAAATCGACTACCGTCCACAGACCAGCGAACGGATCGTTACTGATCCTGACTTCGTGGTGGAACGGGGAGAGCGTATGGCAAGGCTGGACGAATGGTACCGTAAGCGGCGCGCCGTGCCTCTTCGCAGCGAGACGAGCGCCAAGCTTGTGCGTACGCTTATGGATGGACAGGAAGAAGCGGTGGTGGATGTACAATTGTACAGCAGACTGTTCTACGAGAAGAGCGGGATCACCCACCGGGAGGACCGGATTGAGCGGGAGCGGTTAACCTTTCTGCGGCAGAGTGGTGGATGGATCATTGGACGGGTCGAGCGAGAAGTGCCGGAGCGTCGCCCCGCTGGGGAAGGACGTCCGTTTCAACAGGCCGATTTTGTACAGGCGATGAATCGGCCGCTGCTGAATCGGGAAGTTTTGGGTCAAGGCAGAAGCTCACGTCAGCAAGCATATCGCAGGGATCTGGCGGTTGCCTATGCGGATCGCTGGTGGAATGCGGGGAATCCCGCCTTTGAGGAATTTGATGTGGATTGCACCAATTACGTGTCCCAATGTCTCTTTGCAGGGGGCGCACCCATCCACTATACTGGTAGAAGAGAAGCTGGTTGGTGGTATAAAGGGTATGTGAATGGCTCCGAAATGTGGAGTTACAGCTGGGCAGTCTCCAATAGTCTGGAGCGTTATTTATCAGGCAGCAGCTGGGGTCTGACTGCGACAGTCGTAGATCGTCCGGAGCAGCTGATGCTGGGAGATGTTATTCTCTATGATTGGGACGGAGATGGGCGATTTCAGCATAGCACCGTTGTAACCGCGTTTGATGCGGGTGGTATGCCTCTTGTTAACGCACATACGGTTAGCAGCCGTCACCGATATTGGGATTACCGGGATTCATACGCTTGGACGGAGCGGACGGTATACCGGCTTTTTCATGTTGCAGATGAGTTTTGA
- the acnA gene encoding aconitate hydratase AcnA: MSAKNHFSAARSLEVGGKSYRYYSLDALQEGGHGDLSRLPFSIKVLLEAAIRQFDGRAITEEHVKQLTGWADGRDNNKEIPFIPARIVLQDFTGVPVVVDLAAMRDTVKKAGGDPKQINPLVPVDLVIDHSVMVDAFGTNDALDYNIQVEFERNEERYRFLRWAQTAFNNFRAVPPSTGIVHQVNLEYLASVAATKTVDGETVVFPDSLVGTDSHTTMINGLGVVGWGVGGIEAEAGMLGQPLYFVTPDVIGFKLTGSLSEGATATDLALTVTQLLRKKGVVGKFVEFYGPGLANIGLADRATVANMAPEYGATIGFFPVDSETLNYLRSTGRPDEQVELVEAYYKAQGMFRTSSTVDPEFTDVIELDLGSVVPSLAGPKRPQDRIELTQMKESFNSIIRTPVDKGGYGLSDEKIEQSVPAKHPNGSNSELKAGAVVIAAITSCTNTSNPSVMVGAGLLAKKAVERGLTKPGYVKSSLTPGSLVVTEYLEKAGLNTYLDKLGFNVAGYGCATCIGNSGPLPDEVSEAIADNDMTVAAVLSGNRNFEGRVHAQVKANYLASPPLVVAYALAGTVNIDFETDPIGYDTNNEPVFLKDLWPTSEEIKDTIASSLNAQMFRNKYENVFTANERWNSISVPEGELYEWDPNSTYIQNPPFFQELGDTLNDIADIRSARVMALLADSVTTDHISPAGNIAASSPAGLYLKEHGVERKDFNSYGSRRGNHEVMMRGTFANIRIRNQVAPGTEGGITKYLPTDEEMSIYDASMKYQDEGQNLIVIAGKEYGTGSSRDWAAKGTFLLGVKAVIAESFERIHRSNLVGMGVMPLQFQEGHGWSSLGLNGRETYDITGLSNDVKPGQELKVTVTREDGTQFDFPVIARLDSMVDVDYYHNGGILQTVLRQMMKKA; this comes from the coding sequence ATGTCAGCAAAGAATCATTTCTCCGCCGCTCGCAGTCTTGAGGTTGGAGGCAAGTCTTACCGCTACTACAGTCTCGATGCTCTTCAAGAAGGCGGCCACGGCGATCTTTCCAGGCTCCCTTTCTCCATTAAAGTGTTGCTTGAAGCAGCAATTCGTCAATTCGACGGACGTGCCATTACCGAAGAACACGTGAAACAACTGACCGGCTGGGCAGATGGCCGTGACAATAACAAGGAAATTCCATTCATCCCTGCACGTATCGTTCTGCAGGATTTCACCGGTGTACCGGTTGTCGTTGACCTCGCTGCAATGCGTGATACCGTGAAAAAAGCAGGCGGCGACCCGAAACAAATCAACCCGCTCGTACCCGTCGATCTCGTTATCGACCACTCCGTCATGGTTGATGCATTCGGTACCAACGATGCACTTGATTATAATATCCAAGTCGAGTTCGAGCGTAATGAAGAGCGTTACCGCTTCTTGCGTTGGGCACAAACGGCATTCAACAACTTCCGTGCAGTTCCACCATCCACAGGGATCGTTCACCAGGTTAACCTGGAGTATCTGGCTTCCGTGGCAGCGACAAAAACCGTGGACGGCGAGACCGTTGTATTCCCGGATTCCCTTGTAGGTACAGACTCCCATACCACCATGATCAACGGACTTGGCGTTGTTGGTTGGGGTGTTGGTGGAATCGAGGCCGAAGCAGGCATGCTGGGCCAACCGCTTTATTTTGTAACACCAGACGTTATCGGTTTTAAACTGACAGGCAGCCTGAGCGAAGGCGCAACAGCAACGGATCTGGCACTCACCGTTACCCAATTGCTTCGTAAAAAAGGCGTTGTTGGTAAATTCGTTGAGTTCTATGGACCAGGTCTTGCCAACATCGGTCTGGCTGACCGTGCAACAGTAGCCAACATGGCACCTGAGTACGGCGCTACCATCGGTTTCTTCCCTGTCGATAGTGAAACATTGAACTATCTGCGCAGCACGGGTCGTCCTGACGAACAGGTAGAATTGGTTGAAGCTTACTACAAAGCTCAAGGCATGTTCCGTACTTCCAGCACCGTTGATCCTGAATTTACAGATGTGATTGAACTGGATCTCGGCTCTGTTGTACCAAGTCTTGCAGGACCAAAACGTCCACAAGATCGCATCGAGCTGACACAAATGAAAGAAAGCTTCAACAGCATCATCCGCACACCTGTAGATAAAGGCGGCTACGGGCTGAGCGATGAGAAAATTGAACAAAGCGTACCTGCGAAGCACCCGAACGGTTCCAACAGTGAACTGAAAGCAGGCGCTGTTGTGATCGCTGCGATCACAAGTTGTACGAACACTTCGAATCCAAGCGTTATGGTCGGAGCGGGACTGCTGGCGAAAAAAGCAGTTGAACGCGGCCTGACCAAACCAGGATATGTGAAAAGCAGTCTGACACCAGGTTCCCTTGTTGTTACGGAGTATCTGGAAAAAGCAGGCCTGAACACGTATCTCGACAAACTCGGATTCAACGTTGCCGGCTACGGTTGTGCAACATGCATCGGTAACTCCGGCCCACTGCCGGACGAAGTGAGCGAAGCTATTGCTGATAACGATATGACCGTAGCGGCTGTATTGTCCGGTAACCGTAACTTCGAAGGCCGTGTGCATGCACAGGTTAAAGCCAACTACCTGGCATCACCACCACTCGTTGTGGCATATGCACTTGCGGGTACAGTGAATATTGACTTTGAAACCGATCCAATCGGTTATGATACTAACAATGAGCCTGTGTTCCTGAAAGACCTCTGGCCTACCTCCGAGGAAATCAAGGATACCATCGCTAGTTCCCTGAACGCTCAGATGTTCCGCAACAAGTACGAGAACGTATTTACAGCTAATGAGCGTTGGAATTCAATTTCTGTACCGGAAGGTGAATTGTACGAGTGGGATCCGAACTCCACGTACATTCAGAATCCTCCGTTCTTCCAAGAGCTTGGCGACACGTTGAACGATATCGCAGATATCCGTTCTGCACGCGTTATGGCATTGCTTGCGGATTCCGTAACTACGGACCACATCTCGCCAGCAGGTAATATTGCAGCATCCAGCCCGGCTGGACTGTACCTGAAAGAGCATGGCGTAGAACGCAAGGACTTCAACTCCTACGGTTCACGCCGTGGTAACCATGAAGTGATGATGCGTGGTACATTCGCCAACATTCGTATTCGTAACCAGGTGGCTCCGGGCACCGAGGGTGGTATTACGAAGTACCTGCCAACCGACGAAGAAATGTCCATCTACGATGCTTCCATGAAGTATCAGGATGAAGGACAGAACCTGATCGTTATCGCTGGTAAAGAGTATGGTACAGGAAGCTCCCGTGACTGGGCGGCAAAAGGAACATTCTTGCTCGGCGTCAAAGCTGTTATCGCAGAAAGCTTCGAGCGGATTCACCGTAGTAACCTGGTCGGCATGGGCGTAATGCCATTGCAATTCCAGGAAGGTCACGGCTGGTCCAGCCTTGGTTTGAACGGACGTGAAACGTATGACATTACTGGCCTCAGCAATGACGTGAAACCAGGACAAGAGTTGAAAGTAACCGTAACTCGTGAAGACGGTACACAGTTCGACTTCCCTGTTATCGCTCGTCTGGACAGCATGGTTGACGTGGATTACTACCATAACGGCGGTATCCTGCAAACCGTATTGCGTCAAATGATGAAAAAAGCTTAA
- a CDS encoding D-alanine--D-alanine ligase — protein sequence MSMDKLKVGVVYGGKSGEHEVSLQTAFAVTNAFDYEKYELVPFYISKQGTWKKGPVMHAPFAQIEGLKLEQSAGGTQDALNALFGRLYGGAEALDVMFPLLHGTFGEDGTIQGMFEMADMPYVGAGVLASAGGMDKVVMKKLFAQAGIDQCAFTYFNATQWKQTEHEMIVQVEDQLGYPCFIKPANLGSSVGISKARNRDELKTAVEFALRYDTKVVIEEFVEAREVEVSVLGNDEPMASVPGEIVSSGEYYDYAAKYIDGQSQMLIPAPLDPEAADRIREAALQAFRAIEGNGISRADFFIRKNDGALLINEVNTMPGFTPYSMYPLLWRETGVSYAELLDRMIELALERYNRKQALNYENGVQA from the coding sequence ATGAGTATGGATAAATTAAAAGTAGGCGTCGTGTACGGCGGAAAATCGGGCGAGCATGAGGTTTCGCTGCAAACGGCGTTTGCTGTAACGAACGCATTTGATTATGAGAAGTATGAATTGGTTCCTTTTTATATCTCCAAGCAGGGTACGTGGAAAAAAGGACCTGTCATGCATGCGCCGTTCGCGCAGATTGAAGGTTTGAAGCTGGAGCAATCGGCAGGCGGAACTCAGGATGCACTGAACGCACTGTTTGGCCGTTTGTATGGCGGAGCGGAAGCGCTGGACGTTATGTTCCCTCTGCTGCATGGTACGTTTGGAGAAGATGGTACCATTCAGGGCATGTTCGAGATGGCGGATATGCCATATGTAGGTGCAGGTGTACTCGCTTCGGCTGGTGGCATGGACAAAGTGGTCATGAAGAAGCTGTTTGCACAGGCTGGCATTGACCAATGTGCCTTTACGTATTTTAATGCGACACAATGGAAACAGACCGAGCACGAAATGATCGTACAGGTCGAAGATCAGCTGGGATATCCTTGTTTTATCAAACCGGCTAATCTGGGCTCCAGCGTAGGCATCTCCAAAGCGCGTAACCGTGATGAACTGAAGACAGCTGTCGAGTTCGCACTTCGGTATGATACGAAGGTGGTCATTGAGGAGTTCGTTGAAGCACGCGAGGTTGAGGTCAGCGTTCTTGGCAATGACGAGCCAATGGCTTCCGTTCCAGGCGAGATCGTATCCTCAGGTGAGTACTATGACTATGCAGCCAAGTATATTGATGGTCAATCACAGATGCTGATTCCGGCTCCACTGGACCCTGAGGCCGCAGATCGCATTCGCGAAGCCGCATTGCAGGCATTCCGTGCGATTGAAGGTAACGGCATCTCCCGTGCAGACTTCTTCATTCGGAAAAATGACGGCGCATTACTTATTAATGAAGTAAACACCATGCCTGGTTTCACACCGTATAGCATGTATCCACTTCTGTGGCGCGAGACAGGTGTATCTTATGCAGAGCTGCTGGATCGCATGATTGAGCTGGCACTGGAGCGTTACAACCGCAAGCAGGCACTGAATTACGAGAACGGCGTACAGGCGTAG